The Collibacillus ludicampi region ACGATGAAGTATGGATTAAAGCCTGTACATATTCATGCAGATTCCGCATTGGGCGGATTTTATAGCTTTTTTAACCATTACGACTTTACTGCCAATCCTCTGAAACTGGAAGAAGAAGTAAATGATGGATTACTGCACATCCGTGAGCGAATGCAACATTTACATTTGGCGGATAGTCTTTGTTTCGATTTTCAAAAGTTTGGACAAACGCCTTACCTGTCCAGCCTGTTTCTTGTCAAAAACGGGAAGGATCTGGGACTTCTCGATTTGAATGAGTTTGAAACGCCGTATGTAGGCAATCGTGGCTACGGAAGTTACCATACCGGTTACACCCTGGAATGTTCCCGCATGTCCAGTTCCCTAGCGATCTACGCAGCCTTGTTGGCTTTCGGTATCGAAGGTTATCAACAGATACTGGCCAATTACGTACGTGTAAATCTTGCCTTTCGAAAAAAATTGTTAGCAGCGATTCCGAATGTAGCCATTACCAATGAAGCCAATATTGGACCGATCACCACGTTTCGCTTCTATCCGGGAACTGTGGAATGGGCAGAAGAGATATCGGGCAAGGCAAGCCGTGCGCAAATTGAAAGAAACAATGCCTGGAATAAACGCCTATTTGAGCGCTTAGGAGAACATCGTGACCAGGTCTTTTTCGGCGATACCACAAAACAGTGTCTCGTGGATATCATTGACTCGAGCGAGCGGTATCCCATTGCTGTCGTAAAATTTTTCTCGATTTCCCCATATACAACTGTGGAGAGTGTGGATCCAATCCTTGCATTTCTAAAAGAACAGGTAGAGCAATATATCAACGAGCGCATGAAGGTGGAAAGCCATGTCTAATTGGAAAGAATTCCTTCACAATCAACTTTCTATCAGAAATTCGATTTCAAAAAAATTGATCCTATCTTTCACCCTATTGGTGATCGTTATTTCTCTTTGCTTTAGTACGATCGCCTATAAATCGGCAAATTATATTGTCGATAATCATGTGCTACCAGAGTTTGACCGAACGTTAAAAACGAATATTAGTTGGGTTCAGGAGAAATTGGATAAGAATCTTGTCATTCAATCGGATCAAGGATCCAATGAAGCATACAACAAGTTGCTGTCCTTTTTAAATGAAGAGAAAAAGCAGTTGGGTGTGGAAAACGTCTATGTACTGGGAAAGAAAGAGAAAACGTATATCGTTGCTTTGAGTGAAGCGGCTGACCAGCGCAATGCGGAGTATCCCTTTACCGATGAAATGAACAAAGCTTTACAAGGCTCTATGCAGATTAGCAGTATTTACAAAGACGACTTTGGAGTTCATAAGTCTGTGTTTGTACCTATCGCTGGAACCCATATGATACTAGGGATTGATATGGATGCCAGATTCGTGGATCAATTGAGAAGCGAAATCATCCAGATCAGTATTATAGTTACAGGAATCATGATTCTGCTAGGAAGCATCGCTGGTTATTTCTTATCCAAACAATTTACCAAACCTTTGCGACTTCTCGTTTCCCATACCCAAACACTAGCGAAAGGCGATCTTCGCGGCGAAGTGAGCATCACCAGTCATGATGAAATGGGGCAATTGGCCGAAAGCTTTAATCAAATGAAACTTCACTTGAAGCGTTTGCTAGAACAAGTTGCAGCCACGTCGGAACATGTGGCTGCATCCTCCAAGGATTTGTCTGATAATACCCGTATGTTTACAGACATGATCAACCAAATGACCGCATCGCTTCAGGAGGTCTCTTCCGGCAGTGAAACGATAGCACAAGGGGCCAAAGAAAACTCAAAAGCCATGGAGGATATGGCAAAGGGTATCCAACATATTAACGAATCCACTGTCGAAGTGTCGGAAAAATCTATTGAAGCCGCTGAGGAAGCAGGTCGCGGAAATCAATCGATTCAAAAAGCGGTCTCCCAAATGGAGCTAATAACATCTTCAGTGGAAAACTCTACCGAACTGGTGCGCCAAATGCATGGACGAGCCAATGAAATTGGCCATGTGGTCGAGTTTATCACTAGCATTGCTGATCAGATCAACCTGTTGGCATTGAATGCGGCCATTGAAGCGGCCCGGGCGGGTGAATATGGACGGGGATTTGCAGTGGTTGCCGACGAAGTCCGCAAACTCGCCGAAAAATCCTCCCAATCGGCCAGTGAGATTACCAATCTGCTCCACGAGATTCAGGCGCACTCTCTGAAATCGGTAGAAGCCATGAGTCAGGTTACTCAGGTGGTGGTTTCCGGGAGCAACCAGGTACGTACGGCCGGGGATTCATTTGAACGGATCTCCCACTTGATTGACAATGTCTCACAACAAATCCAGAATGTCTCGGCCGTCATTCAGGAGATTTCCGCCACATCGGAACAATTGTCCGCATCGGCAGAAGAGACGGCACAGATTACAGAAACATCGTTAGAAAATACCCGCTCCATAGCTGGTACCGCACAAGAACAATTGGCGGCTATAGAGGAAATCGCTCAGGCGACAGACACGTTAAGTGATCAGGCCAACCGGTTAAAAGAATTGGTTGGCGAATTTAAGATTTGACGGTATAACAATGTAAGGATTCAATAAGCGTTTGTATAGTGTTAGACATATGCTTGATAAAAACATATAGGTGTCCTCCTATTGCTAGGGCAGTGGGAGGAATGTTTCCTAGATCTTTCATTGAGACAATAAGCATAAAAAACAAGTGGCAGAACAGGTCACGATCCGCAATTCAAGAACTAACTTAATATCCTGATCAAAGTTAATCCTCCGATAATGGCAAACTTGGCGAAAGCCAAGGACGCAAAGCTAGAGGGGCTACGGTCAATGACTATGCCAGCCAGTTACCGAAGAGGTGGAATAAAGAATTCCACCTAGTTCAAGTTGCTCAAAGCAAGGTGGAATTCTTTTTTTGAAATCAATTCGTATAGATCAAAATTAGAGAGAGGAAAATTTAAGACAATGGGGGAAAAGAGATACAAGAATCGTTCGATGGTACACCATTGTTGGACGCATTCGGAAGTTGCCTTCATAAAGGAAAATCTTCATCGCATGTCGGTCCGGCAACTTTCAATATCTCTAGGGCTTCCATTTTCCAGTGTTCGTCGAAAGGTTGATCAAATTAAAAAAGGGATCATAAAAACAGGTGAACATCTCTGCCGTTCTCCGAAAACTGAGACGACATTCTCGGAAGTGATGTTTCTTTACTATCTTCGTATTATGGCCCGTGAATGTAAACAAAGAGGTGTAAAGCCCGATGTCTCTTCATTTCTTGAAGAATATCGAAAAATAAAAGGGGAATTAGAAGCAACCCCCTTAGCAGAGAAGATCAAAGAACAGATACAATCCATTGGATAGTTCGTTTTAAACCGCTTTTTAGCGGTTTTTTTGTTCGTATTATAAAATCGAATAAAAAAAGCGGTAAGATGACCGCGAAAAAGATAGGGATATGCTCAAAGCAATAGGGGGGGATGGGTGTCCTACGCTTGTATTTTATTACTTTTCGACAAAAAGCGCAATAAATCGACATAGATTCGTTGCGGTGATCAGTTGAAAGCGTAACATCTCTATCGCTGATTTGCTGAACTCGGGCAGTTCATCATGAAAGAGGACGCCTCCGTGTGCAAGTGAAACTTCTCCTGTTTTTGGGATCGACCCGCCGCCGATCAATCCAGAACCGGAGATCGTATGATGGGGTGCGCGAAAAGGCCTGTTTGTAATGAGCGCTGATTTTTCTTTCAACAATCCTGCTGCCGAGTAGATTTTGGTTACTTCTAACGCTTCTTGAAAAGGAAGTGGGGGAAGGATTGTGGGGAGTCGGCGGGCCAGCATCGTTTTCCCGGATACAGGCGGACCGATCAAGAGGATATTAGGATACATTGTCAGTTGCCAACGTGACGAGTGCAGCCCAGTATTTTCATTTACTGCGGCTTCAAGCCGCACGTTTGCGCACAAACACCCAAGCCTTTAATCTTAATGACTCCAAAAAGCTTGCTTAGGAATCCGCGAGCCGCTTCACATCCGGCTGAACTTGAACAGAGGCGTTTTTTGCGGGTTCTGGACGACCCTTATACCGCCAATAACGGAAAAGAAGTCGAGCGGTTGATCCTGTGTACAGGTAAAGTTGCGATTGACCTAAGTGCGGCACTAGAAACAGGAGCATTTGCAACAAATCGGTTGGCGATTGTCCGAGTCGAACAGTTGTATCCGTTCCCGCAGGATGATTTGTTACAGGTGTTAAAACGATACCCGCGATTACGTGAAGTTGTATGGGTGCAAGAAGAACCTAAAAATATGGGAGCATGGATGTACATGCAGCCGCGATTACAAGCATTGATACATACACCGCTAAGGTATATCGGTT contains the following coding sequences:
- a CDS encoding pyridoxal phosphate-dependent decarboxylase family protein, whose product is MNFQEVQSLFPSEDGNEERRKQLLGFVEKMIQTIDSLKDPQRATLGPMRERSDDFYKQLIRTSKVPEQGIGMQQMLEELLQLVPGHPYHTRNFVTNVLPMASIPGILGALLTTLLNGNNLWDVYGPAGAEAEVRVIAMMSKLVGYDEKQSWGYTTWGGQGAVFSGLRLAIAKQFPHAKEKGIPNNLYCFASENAHYSLLKSVEATGIGSDHLVLVRTQKDHSMDVADLQAKMEAVIQKGGIPVYVVATTGTTDSFGIDDIQAIKDVCDELTMKYGLKPVHIHADSALGGFYSFFNHYDFTANPLKLEEEVNDGLLHIRERMQHLHLADSLCFDFQKFGQTPYLSSLFLVKNGKDLGLLDLNEFETPYVGNRGYGSYHTGYTLECSRMSSSLAIYAALLAFGIEGYQQILANYVRVNLAFRKKLLAAIPNVAITNEANIGPITTFRFYPGTVEWAEEISGKASRAQIERNNAWNKRLFERLGEHRDQVFFGDTTKQCLVDIIDSSERYPIAVVKFFSISPYTTVESVDPILAFLKEQVEQYINERMKVESHV
- a CDS encoding methyl-accepting chemotaxis protein — encoded protein: MSNWKEFLHNQLSIRNSISKKLILSFTLLVIVISLCFSTIAYKSANYIVDNHVLPEFDRTLKTNISWVQEKLDKNLVIQSDQGSNEAYNKLLSFLNEEKKQLGVENVYVLGKKEKTYIVALSEAADQRNAEYPFTDEMNKALQGSMQISSIYKDDFGVHKSVFVPIAGTHMILGIDMDARFVDQLRSEIIQISIIVTGIMILLGSIAGYFLSKQFTKPLRLLVSHTQTLAKGDLRGEVSITSHDEMGQLAESFNQMKLHLKRLLEQVAATSEHVAASSKDLSDNTRMFTDMINQMTASLQEVSSGSETIAQGAKENSKAMEDMAKGIQHINESTVEVSEKSIEAAEEAGRGNQSIQKAVSQMELITSSVENSTELVRQMHGRANEIGHVVEFITSIADQINLLALNAAIEAARAGEYGRGFAVVADEVRKLAEKSSQSASEITNLLHEIQAHSLKSVEAMSQVTQVVVSGSNQVRTAGDSFERISHLIDNVSQQIQNVSAVIQEISATSEQLSASAEETAQITETSLENTRSIAGTAQEQLAAIEEIAQATDTLSDQANRLKELVGEFKI